GGCGGTTGGCCGGGTCGATCTGACCGTCCTGGTCCGCTGCGGACGGCAGAATTTTTCCGCCGTTGTATTCGGCGACCTTTTGTCCGCGGAAGCCGGCATCGCGGCCACCGGGCAGACCGTAGGCCTGCCAACCTTCGCGTTTGTGGATGAAGGTGGGCCACGGCGAGCTGCTGTCGGCGTACGGGAAGTGATAAGCCAGCTCCTGCCGCACTTCAAGAGCGGGGATACTTTCCAGGAATGAAGACGGCAGGGACAGGGAGCCCAGCAGCTGGGGGAGCCAGCCGCCCGCGGCGACGATCACGTTTACGGCCATCATCGAACGGCCGTCTTCGGAAGTCAGCGTGTAATGGCCGGCTGATCCTTTGATGGAGGCCACGGCCCAGTTGGTGTGCAGTGCCGCGCCATGGGCCACTGCCTGGTCAACCATGGCGGCCACTGATTCGTGGGCGTCGATCACGCCGGCGCCGGGGTGCCAAAGCACCTGGGTGTCGAAGGCGATCTGCGGCCATCGTGCCTGCGCTTCGTCGGGGGACAGGAGTTCATGGTCAATGCCGTGTGCGGACAAAGCCGCGGCGAGGCGTTCGGGTTGCCTGACCGTTCCATAGTCGACGGCGCCGGTAGGTGTAATGAGCTGTTTACCGCTCAGGCGCGCAAGCTCGTCCCAACCGGCCTTGGCCTCTTTGACCAGACCCGTGTAGAAGTCGCCCGGGTAGGCGTAGCGGAAAATCCGCGCCGATCCATGCGAGCTCCCGGCGTCGTTGGCCGGCGTCGAGCGTTCAAGCAGTGCAACGTCGTGGCCGCGGGCGGCAAGCTGCCAAGCCGTGGCGGCACCCGACAGCCCCGCTCCGACGACGACGTATTCGATCGATTCCATGGACGGCTCCTGTACGTGGTGGTTGTTGCGTTGTTTCGCTTCAACCAGTTACCCACGCGAGATTGAACTGCGTCCAATATCATTTCTGTAGCAATTATTAGCGTCAATCGAAAGAATCATCATGGAACTGCGACAGCTCCGCTACTTCCTCGTGGTCGCTGAGGAGCTCCACTTTGGCCGGGCGGCAGAACGCCTGCACCTTACGCAGCCACCGCTAACTGTCGCCATCAGACGGCTGGAGCGTGAGCTCGGGGTTCAGTTGTTTGACCGGACCACCCGACGCGTTGCGCTGACCCATGCTGGGGAGGCGTTCAAGCGGCGCGTTCAAGACGCAGTGACCGAACTCGACGAAGCGGCGGGTGACCTTGCCAGCGTCGCGGCGGGCCTCAGTGGCCGGATCAGGGTGGGCTTCGTCAGTTCGGCCAGCTACACCACCATCCCTGAAGCCATCAGGGCTTTCCGCCAACAACGCCCCCGCGTGGAACTGATCCTGAGTCCGCTCACCAGCGGTGAGCAGATCGAACAGCTGCTTGACGGCGACCTGGACATAGGGCTCATCCGAGATCCCGGAGAAGTTCCGGGACTGACAATGGAACTCGTGGGCACCGAAGACCTGGTCGCCGTCCTGCCTGAGGCGCACCCACTGGCTTTGCAGGAGGAAATCCGGCCCGCAGATTTGGAAGGGGAACCGATGATCCTGTTCCCGTACCGCCTGATGCCCGGATTCGTGACCCGGGTACACCGGTTGTTTGATGGATTGGAAACCTCCCCGCAGGTGGTTCAGCAGACGATCCACCAGGAAACCGTCCTGGGACTGGTAGCCGCGGGCCTGGGAATCTCCATCCTCCCCGCGTCAGTCCGACGCTTCCAGATGCCCGGCGTCCTGACCCGGCCCATCGCCGGACGGCCGCAGACGGCCCTCTACGCAGCCAGGGGACGAGGCCACTCGCCAGCGGTGGACCATTTCATGTCCGGCCTGCTGAGCAGTACGAGGTTGCGGGGCTGAAACTCGATGGGGTCGCCCACCGTCAGGTGTTTTCGGCCAGGTCCTGGGCATCGAAGGTCTCGCGTGCTTGTTCGATGTGGGGCATGTGCGCTGCGGCCCATTCCAGGAGCACGTCCATGGGGTGGCGAAGTGTCTTGCCGAATGGTGTGATGCGGTACTCGATCGCCACGGGGCGCGAGCTGAGCAGCTCGCGTTCGATGATGCCGTTGCGTTCGAGGCGACGCAGCGTCGCGGTCAGGGACTTCTGCGACACCGATGGGATCGCGCGCCGCAGTTGGCTGAACCGGCATGGCCGCTCGCAGAGTTCGTTGAGCACGCTCAATGACCACTTGTCCAGAACTTGATCGAGCAATTCCCGGTGCGGGGTGCTGATCTCCAGAGGGTCAGCATGGCTGGTGGTATCCGGCATGAAACCTGGTCTCGTTGAAGTGTCCTGCATCTACCAGGTATCAAAGATATACCAAGGTTCATCTCTCTTCCTAAGGAGTCTCATGTCTGTTCAGCGTTTCAGCCCGGAAGGCCTGTTGCAGCCCACCCCGTACCACCACGTCGCCGTCGGCACCGGCACCCGTCACGTTCACGTCGCCGGCCAGATTTCACGCCTGGCCGATGCTACCCCCGTCGCCCCGGGCGATTTGGCCGGCCAGGTCGCCCAGGCTCTCCGCAATACCGCGAGCGCGCTTGCCGGCGCCGAAGCGAGCTTCGACGACGTCGTGCGTTTGACGTTCTATGTCACCACTTGGGCCCCGGAGAAGATCACCGCTTTCATGGAAGGTATCGAAAGTGTCGCCGCGGAGATCGGACTGCCCACGCCGATGCCGCCGACCTCGCTGATCGGCGTCGAGTATCTGTTCGAACCGGATGTGCTCGTCGAGGTCGAAGCAACTGCAGTACTGGATTAGCAGCACCAGGTACCCGAACCGCCGCCGGGCTATGAGGAGCCACGGCGCGGAGTGTTCCCGTCCTGCGCCCCGTGGCACTTGGCGCCGGAGCGCCAGTAGCCTGAGTGCCTACAAGGCGTCCCCCGGTGAGGTAGCGGCCATGCGGGGGACCCGGATGCAAAAGCAGGCACCGTCGTCGGGGAAGTCTGTGGCTTCTGCGGTCAGCGTGAGTCCCATGCGTTCCGCAAGCCGTGCTGCGATGGAGAGGCCGAGGCCGCTGCCGGTGGGGCGTTGTCCGTTGTAGCGGTGATGGAGGACGCCGCGATCGAAGGCGACGGCGGTGTCTTCGGCCGTGAGACCCGGGCCGCTGTCCCGCACTTCGATGAGGATCACGTTGGAGGTGCCAGGGAACTGATCAGGGGATTGGGCCGACCCCGCGGTTGTGGGGCGTTCTTCTAACCTGGCGCGGAGGATGAGCGGTTTCCCTCGCGGGGTGACGCGCAGGGCGTTGCCCACGAGCCCGTCGATGATTTGGCGTAACCGTTGCGCGTCCGTAGTCACCAGCAATGGTTCACTCGTGGCTGCTTCCGGCAGCTGGAGAGTCAGTTCCACCCCGGCCTCCGTGGCTGCACCCTGCCATGTCCGCTGTACTTGTCCGAAGAGCGCTGCGACGTCGACGGGTTGGAGGTCCAGGGTGAAATCGTCCGCTTCCAGTCGGGCCAGTGCGAGAAGGTCGCGGACAAAACCATCGAGACGGTCCGTTTCCGCGGACAGTGTGCGCCCTATCCGTGACATGTCCTCCGGCGGGATCAGCCCGTCCTCAAGGGCTTCGGCGTAGCCCCGCATGGCGGTGAGTGGTGTTCGGATCTCGTGGGAGATGGACAGCAGGAATTCACGTTGCCTGCTTTCGCTGGACAGCAACGCGTGATCCAGGGTGTTAATGGCTTCTCCCACATCGCGCACCTCAGTAACTCCGGCCGGGTCAACGCGAACGGTCCGTTCACCGGCAGCCATCCGCCGCGCGGCTGCAGCAGTCCTGACGAGGGGGCCGGAGAGACGCCGGGCCAGCAGTGTTCCGGCAAGCACCGCGATTAACAGTCCGGCCGCAAGGGCCAGCAACGTGCGTTGGAGGAGCTGGGAGGAGGCGGCGTTCACATCGTCCAAGGACCTGCTCAGCACGATCCCCCCGCTCTTGGGAAGGGCCCTTGCCTCCACAAGGAGTTGGGCACCGTCATGGACAACTGTCGCGGACACCTTGTGGCCGGAAAGCACTTGTTGAATGTCGGCTGGCCCCAGGAGCTGTGTGGCTGGCCCCCGGACGGTGCCGGTGGCGGTGATGGTGGACAGCTCGTAGGTGTCCGGTCCAAGAAGGTGCCTCTCGCGAAGGTCCAGCGCCTGGGAGGCAACGGGTGCCGCGGCGAACGCGTCGGCTTGGCGGAACAGCTGCTGTCTGGCCTGTTCGACGGCCGCGGATCGTATCAGTGGGTAGGCGGTGCCTCCGGTGACCAGTACCGCCAGGACAGCCACCGCGGCAGTCACGAGCGTGATTCTTCCCGCCAGTGAGCGCAGCCAACCCGACGCCGGATTCCGGCTTTCGCGGTTAGCGTGACCGTCAAGCCCGCCGTTACCAGCGTCATGGATTTTCACGTGCGGCCGCCATCGACAGAGTATCCAACACCTCGCAGCGTACGGATGGGGCTGTCATCGCCGAGTTTGGAGCGAAGCTGGGCTATATGTACGTCCACGGTCCGCCCACCCGCGTAATTGGCCTGCCCCCAGACCGAAGACAGAAGCTGTTCACGGCTGAACACTCTGCCCGGGCTGGCCATCAAAAAGGCGAGCACGTCGAATTCCCTCGCGGTCAGCTCCACCGCTGAACCATCGACGCTGACAGTGCGGCTGCCCCGGTCCAGGGTCACGGAGCCAACCCGCAGGACGCCGCTGCCGGGGGCGCCCGTGCTTCGGCGCAAGACCGTCTTGAGCCTGGTCACCAACTCCCGAGGTGAAAACGGCTTAGTCATGTAGTCGTCTGCGCCCAGTTCCAATCCCAAAAGCATGTCCACCTCCTCGTCCCGGGCAGTGACAAAAATGATCGGTGTCCAATCCTCCTGAGTGCGCATCCGGCGGCATACCTCGATTCCGTCGATGCCAGGCAGCCCGACGTCCAACACGACAGCGACGGGTCGAAGACTTCTGACCCGCTCCAGGGCGCCTTCGCCGGTGGGTTCCACATGCACGCCGAACCCCGCTTGGCTCAGATACAGCCGTTCCACGTCGGCGATCGCACGCTCATCTTCCACGATCATCACCAGACCACGGGAAGGCGTCGCATCGGGAGTCGATGGTTGTTCCATGCTTCCATTGAACGCTCTGTTGGGGCGGGTAACGCAGCAAGGGCCCATACTTTACCGTCCCCTTACATTCCCCGAACCTGTCCCGGACGTCGGCAGGCGATAGTGGAATGGTAAGGACCCCTACTGGCCCAATCCAATGGGGTCCCACCGGATCACTCAGGAGACGTCATGAACAACAAGCAAATGCCAAGCGGTGACGTTATCCGTCGATGGCGGATGCGCGGTGCCGCCTTGGCGGCAGGTGCTGTCCTTCTCGGGGGAGCAGCAATTGGGGCAACAGCTGCCTCGGCAGACGGTCAGAGCCCGTCCCCTTCTCCAAGCGCGTCATCCTCAGCCTCGACGGCGGGACCGGACAGCGCGAGCCACGCTAAACATCCATTTGCCCGAGCCCTTCCAGCCGTGCTGAGGGTCAGCATCCGGGCCGAGGCCGGGTTCGGGGACAAAGCCCACGAGGTCGCTTACCTCCTGATCCACCACCCCAAGGCGTTCAGCAAACTCCCCGCAAATCTGCAGACCGACCTGAAGACCTTGGAAGCAGCCCCGGCATCAGAGCGGGACGCAGACGCCTCAAAAATCAAGGACACCGCACTCAACGGAGGCTACGGCGAGCAGATACAGAAACACGCAAAAAACATCCAGACGAAACTGGCCCAGACACCAGCAAAGTCCCAGTAGAGGGTTTAGGTCAG
This genomic stretch from Micrococcaceae bacterium Sec5.1 harbors:
- a CDS encoding FAD-dependent oxidoreductase, which translates into the protein MESIEYVVVGAGLSGAATAWQLAARGHDVALLERSTPANDAGSSHGSARIFRYAYPGDFYTGLVKEAKAGWDELARLSGKQLITPTGAVDYGTVRQPERLAAALSAHGIDHELLSPDEAQARWPQIAFDTQVLWHPGAGVIDAHESVAAMVDQAVAHGAALHTNWAVASIKGSAGHYTLTSEDGRSMMAVNVIVAAGGWLPQLLGSLSLPSSFLESIPALEVRQELAYHFPYADSSSPWPTFIHKREGWQAYGLPGGRDAGFRGQKVAEYNGGKILPSAADQDGQIDPANRRRVIDYVEKYLPGLVPEPYAETTCLFTNTPNEDFILDRAEGITLLSPCSGHGAKFAPLIGQLAADLATGTGAVPEQFRLAAASAGAH
- a CDS encoding RidA family protein: MSVQRFSPEGLLQPTPYHHVAVGTGTRHVHVAGQISRLADATPVAPGDLAGQVAQALRNTASALAGAEASFDDVVRLTFYVTTWAPEKITAFMEGIESVAAEIGLPTPMPPTSLIGVEYLFEPDVLVEVEATAVLD
- a CDS encoding response regulator transcription factor, with product MEQPSTPDATPSRGLVMIVEDERAIADVERLYLSQAGFGVHVEPTGEGALERVRSLRPVAVVLDVGLPGIDGIEVCRRMRTQEDWTPIIFVTARDEEVDMLLGLELGADDYMTKPFSPRELVTRLKTVLRRSTGAPGSGVLRVGSVTLDRGSRTVSVDGSAVELTAREFDVLAFLMASPGRVFSREQLLSSVWGQANYAGGRTVDVHIAQLRSKLGDDSPIRTLRGVGYSVDGGRT
- a CDS encoding LysR substrate-binding domain-containing protein, with the protein product MELRQLRYFLVVAEELHFGRAAERLHLTQPPLTVAIRRLERELGVQLFDRTTRRVALTHAGEAFKRRVQDAVTELDEAAGDLASVAAGLSGRIRVGFVSSASYTTIPEAIRAFRQQRPRVELILSPLTSGEQIEQLLDGDLDIGLIRDPGEVPGLTMELVGTEDLVAVLPEAHPLALQEEIRPADLEGEPMILFPYRLMPGFVTRVHRLFDGLETSPQVVQQTIHQETVLGLVAAGLGISILPASVRRFQMPGVLTRPIAGRPQTALYAARGRGHSPAVDHFMSGLLSSTRLRG
- a CDS encoding helix-turn-helix domain-containing protein — its product is MPDTTSHADPLEISTPHRELLDQVLDKWSLSVLNELCERPCRFSQLRRAIPSVSQKSLTATLRRLERNGIIERELLSSRPVAIEYRITPFGKTLRHPMDVLLEWAAAHMPHIEQARETFDAQDLAENT
- a CDS encoding HAMP domain-containing sensor histidine kinase; protein product: MKIHDAGNGGLDGHANRESRNPASGWLRSLAGRITLVTAAVAVLAVLVTGGTAYPLIRSAAVEQARQQLFRQADAFAAAPVASQALDLRERHLLGPDTYELSTITATGTVRGPATQLLGPADIQQVLSGHKVSATVVHDGAQLLVEARALPKSGGIVLSRSLDDVNAASSQLLQRTLLALAAGLLIAVLAGTLLARRLSGPLVRTAAAARRMAAGERTVRVDPAGVTEVRDVGEAINTLDHALLSSESRQREFLLSISHEIRTPLTAMRGYAEALEDGLIPPEDMSRIGRTLSAETDRLDGFVRDLLALARLEADDFTLDLQPVDVAALFGQVQRTWQGAATEAGVELTLQLPEAATSEPLLVTTDAQRLRQIIDGLVGNALRVTPRGKPLILRARLEERPTTAGSAQSPDQFPGTSNVILIEVRDSGPGLTAEDTAVAFDRGVLHHRYNGQRPTGSGLGLSIAARLAERMGLTLTAEATDFPDDGACFCIRVPRMAATSPGDAL